The Urbifossiella limnaea nucleotide sequence GGCCCGGCTGCGCGAGTTCTTCCGTCGGCCGGCGGCGGTCTTCTGGGTGTACGGCTTCCCGCTCGGGATGGCGCTCATCCTCGGGGCCGCGTTCCGCGACCGCCCGCCGGACAAGGTGCGCGTCGACGTGCGCACCGACGGGCCGGCCGGGGCCACAGCTGCCGACGCACTCGCCGCGGTCCTCCGCACCGACCACATCGACGTGACGACCGGCGACGAGGCGGCGACGCGCGCCCGACTCCGCACCGCGAAGACGGACCTGGTGGTGACCCCGGCCGCGACCCCGGCGGCCGCGGCCGAATACTTCCTGGAGCCGAACCGGCCCGAGGCGGCGCAGGCGCGAACGCTCGTGGACCGCGAGTTGCTGCTTCGGCGTGTGCCGGGCTACCAGGCGCCGGCGGAGGCGAAGCTGACGGAGCCGGGCGGGCGGTACATCGACTTCCTGATCCCCGGCCTGCTCGGCATCAACCTGATGGGCGGCGGCCTGTGGGGCGTCGGGTTCGTCGTCGTGGACATGCGCGTCCGCAAGCTGCTGAAGCGGTTCCTCGCCACGCCGATGCGCCGGACCGACTTCCTGCTCGCGCTCATTTTCAGCCGGCTGATCTTCACGCTGATCGAAATCGTGCTGCTGCTGACGTTCTCGTACGTCGTGTTCGACGTCCGCGTCCGCGGCGACCTGACGGCGTTCGCGGGGCTGGTGCTGCTCGGCGGCGCGGCCTTCGCCGGCGTCGGGCTGCTGGTGGCGTCGCGGGCCGAGACGGTCGAGACGGTGTCCGGCCTGATGAACGCGGTGATGCTGCCGATGTACCTGTTCTCGGGCGTGTTCTTCTCGTCGGACCGGTTCCCCGAGGCGATGCAGCCGGTGATCCGGCTGCTCCCGCTGACGGCACTCAACGACGGATTACGGGCGGTGATGAACGACGGGGCCGGGTGGGCGGCGGCGGCCGGCCCGGCGGCGATCCTGGCGGCGTGGGGCGTGGTGTGCTACGCGCTGGCGTTCCGGCTGTTCCGGTGGCGGTGACTCACGCCGCGCGGCTCGTCGGGCGAGTGGCGCGATCAACGACGACGCCGGCCACGAGTACCAGTGCCGCCGGCCCGTACCGCTCGCGTACGAGCCGCTCGACGGCCGGCGACAGCTCCGCCCGGAGGGTGTCGACGTCGGCGTCCCACCCGACCGCGTCCGGGTCGAGCCGCAGCACGCGGCAGCCGTACCCCCGCAGTTCGGAGAGCAGCTCGACGCCCCCGGCGCCGGCGTGAACGACGAGGTCGTTCGGCCGCAGCCCGTGCTCGCGGATCAGGTCGGCGGGTGACACGTGCGGGCCTCCCCTTACGCGGCGATGCGTTGAACCTGCCGCGGGCCGAACGACCGGACCCGCAGGTCGTCGCGGCACCATGCCACCGTTTCAGCCAGCGCGTCGGCCAGGCCCGACGCCGGCGCCCAGCCGAGCGCGTCCGGCGGCGTCGCCGTGCCGAGAACCACTCGACCGGCGAACACGTCGCGGACGGCGTCCGCCATTTCGCGGTCGGTCCGCGCCCACTCGCTGCGGAACGCGTGTTCCAGCACACGCGCTCCGGGTTCGGCCAGCAGCAGTTCGGCGAGAGTCACGCAGGCGCGGGCGGCGTCGCGGACGGCGACGTAGTCGCGCGGCGGCCCTTCGACCGCGAACCCGGCGCGGTCGCCGTTCAGCAGCGCCGCGACGGTGCCAGGCACGAGGCGGCTCGCGTCGCGGTCGCCGGGGCCGAACAGCGCCCCGAAGCGCGCCACCCCCACCGGCTGTCCGGCAGGTGCGGTGAACGCCACCCCGTCCGGCCGGGCCAGCACGACGGGCACGCGGCTGTCGTAGCGGCGCGTCGCGTCGAGGACGGTCACGGTGGCGCGGGGGTCATCGGTCATGTGGAAGACGGCCCGCGCCTCGTGGACGGCGAGAGCGGAATGCACGCGGAACAGGTCTTCGGCCCGGCCGTGAACGACGTGCACTTTGCCGGTGAGGCGGTGCCGGGTGAACTCCGCCGCGGCGGCGCGGTCGCGGACCAGCCCCACGACCTCCGCCCCGCGGGCCAGCAGTTCGCGGACCACCGCCGTTCCCAGGAAGCCGGTGCAACCGGTGACCAGCACCCGGCGGGCGGGCCAGGGGCTCGACGTCTCGTTCATCCGGTCGCCCCTCCCCGGGCGGCGGTGCAGCGGTCGGTGAGGGGACCATACCCCCGGCCGCGCCCGCGGGTCAAGCGGAAGCGCGGCCCGGGCCGGATATCATGTCCCCGCATCCAATCATCGACCGGCGGGGGCGACACCATGAGGCGGGCACTCGGGGCGGCGGCGTGCGGGCTCCTGCTGGCGACCGCGGCGCGGGCCGAGCACTTCGACGTGTTCGTGGTCGCGGGCCAGTCGAACGCCGACGGCCGCGGGGCCGCCGCGGCGCTGACCGGCCCGCTGGCGAAGTGGGCGCGGCCGCAGGACGACGTGCGCATCGCGTACTCCTGCTCGTCGCTCCGCGGGCCGGCGCTGGCGAGCGACGGCTTTCAACCGTTGCGGCCGGGGTGGAGCGTGGCCCCCGGGAAGGCGCGGCCGACGGCGCTGCCGAGCGGCACGTTTGGCCCCGAGGTGTCGTTCGGCCGCGGACTCGCCGACCGGTTGAAGGGGAAGTCCGTCCGCCTCATCAAGTTCGCCGAAGGCGGCACCAGCCTCGCCAAGAACTGGAACCCCGCCGACAAGGCCGGCCTGTACCCGCCGTTCCTGGCCTTCACCCGCACGTCGATGAAGGCACTGACCGCCGGCGGCGACACGGCCACGGTCCGCGGCATGATCTGGCACCAGGGCGAGAGCGACGCCGAGCTGCCGGCCGCGGAGTACGAGAAGCAGCTGACCGCGTTCATCGGCCGCGTGCGCACCGACCTCGGCGTACCGGCGATGCCGTTCGGCGTCGGCGAGGTGATCGACAACGGCAAGCGCGACACCGTGCGGGCGGCCCAGAAGGCGACCGCCGCGAAGGTGCCGGGGGCGTTCCTGGTGACGGTCGAGGGGCTGACGTCCAGCGACGGCGGCACGCACTTCGACGCCGCGAGTCAGATCGTGCTCGGCGAGCGCTTCGCCGCGGGGATGGCGAAGGCGCTCGACGCGAAGTGAGCGGTCACGCCGCCCGCCGCTCCTCGCGCTTCAGCCACCGCTGCATCCCGGGCAGGTCTTCCTCCCAGGCCTTGCCGAAACGCCGCGAGCAGAAGACGTCGTAGACCAGGTCCAGCGTCTCCACCAGCGCCCGCAGTTGCGTCGCCCGCTCGTCGAGCTTGGCGCGGGCGTCGGTCACGTCCTCGGGCGGCGGCGGGATTTTGGCGCTGCTCACGGCCAGCGTCTCGGCGTGGATCGCCAGTTCGTACTGCTGGTCGTGGCGAACCAGCGTCAGGCCACACTTCCGCGGCAGCTTGCCCGTCTGGATCGCCCGCCGGGCCTCGGCGAGACGGGTCGGCCCCTCGTGGCTGATCGTCTCGTGCCCGGTCTGGCCGCGCGGGCACTCCAGCGTCAGGCTGCGGGCAATCATCACCGTCGCGTCGGAGTCGTCGGCCAGCTTCAGCGTGTCGGACTCGATGTCGGTGTAGTACCAGAGCCACAGCAGGAACTCGTTGCCGAGGAAGTCGCGGCTGCTCTCGTCGGCGATCCACGCCACGTCGGCTGTGCCGCCCGGCACGAAGGCGCTGGGTGCGCTATCGTCCACCTGACGGGTGCGGTTGTGCAACTCGGACAGCAAGTACGCCCGCCGGCCGGCGGTGACGGCTTCGAGCTTCAGCTGAAAGGTTTGCTCGAAGAGGCTGCACAGGCGGTCCACCTGCGTCAGCGACGTGGCCCCGAACAGCACCTCGTTCGAGAGGCGGTCCCACAGCACGGGGAAGCACTTCCGCTTGCGGTACCGGCCGTCCTTCGCCTCGTCCTCGAGGCGGTCGCGCGCCGCCTCCTTCGCCTCCCGCTTCTGGCGGGCGCTGGCGGTGCCGCTGGGGTTGTTCTTGCTCAGCGCCTTGAGTTCGACGGCGGTGTAGGCCCGCATCAGGTCGGCGGGGAGCTTGTCCACGTCGACGCGGAGCTCGAAGTGGAGCGTGTCGTTGATGACGTTCTTGTCGAGGAGAAAATCGGTGTCGAGGACGTGGTCGCCGGCGGTCCAGCCGGTCTCGACGCCGTCGGCGGCGGCGAGGCGCTGGCGGCCGGCGGCGCGGTCGGCGAGCCGGTCGAGGTGTTCCGCGTCGAAAAGGCGCGGGGCCGGGCCGCTCACCTGGAAGCGGAGGAACGTGACCCGGCCGTTGTAGAAGCCCATGCTGCCCTCCCGGGGGAGGGGCTAGCCGACCAGCACGGCCTCGCTGACCTCCCCGTCCTTGCGGCGCATCTCTTCCAGGATGATCGGATGCCAGGCGCGGTCGCGCTCACCGGAGGGGACGTAATTCTCCCGCGCCCAGCGCCGCATGCGGATCTCTTCGATGAAGTCGGGTTCGGTGAGAAAGCCGCTGCCCATGACTCGACTCGGCCGGGGGTGGACCCGCCACAAGCGGGTGGAAGAGGGGCCGCCGGTGTTGGCGGCGCCGGGTGATTTAGGAACCGCCCGGACATCGGCAAGCGGGTCCGGGGAAAATATCGGAATCGAGGTCAGAATTGCGACGGTTGGGCGAACTGGGAAAGGCAGGCGAGCCCATCAAGCCAATCGCCCAGGGCTTACGCCCTGGGCGATTGGTTGCCGCCCCTTCGGGGCTCCGACCCAGGAACCATTCGCGTCGTTCAGACGCCTTGCAGCACCACCGTCACCTCCTGCTCCTCGTCGTCGCGCAAGAAGCGCACCCGCACTCGGTCGCCGGGCCGCAACTTCGCCACGGCCCGCTGAAAGGCGGCGGTGTCATCCACGCGATCGTCGTTGATCGCCACGATCACGTCGCCGGGCACGACGCGGCCGGTTACGGTGCGTCCCAGGGCGCGAAGGCCGGCGCGGGCGGCGGGGCCGTTCGGCACCACCTCGGCGATCATCACGCCGGTGTCGTAGCCGGCGCGGCGGAGCTTTTTCTCCTCGTACAACCGCACGCCCAGGTCGGGTGCCTGGCTCCTTCCCGTGCGGATGATGTCGGTCACCACCTGGTTCACGGCGTCGGACGGGATGGCGAATCCGATCCCGACGTTGCTGCCGGTCGGCGTGGCGATCGACGTGTTCACGCCGACCAGCTTGCCGGCGCGGTTCAGGAGCGGGCCGCCGCTGTTGCCGGGGTTGATCGGCGCCGTGTGCTGCACGGCCCCGCTGATCGGCGCCGTCGTCGGCGCCTCGATGGTGCGGTCCAGGGCGCTCACGATGCCGTCGGTCAGCGTCAGGCTCAGGCCGAACGGGTTGCCGATGGCGTAGACGCGCTGCCCGACCTTCAGGTCGGCCGACGTGGCGAGCCCGAGCGGGACCAGTTTCCCCTTCACGCCAGCGGGGTCGATCTTCACCACGGCCAGGTCCACGTCTGGGGCGGTGCCGACGAGCCGGGCCTCGTGCGCGGAGCGGTCGGCGAGCACGACGCGGACCGCCATTCCGGGCCGCCGCAGCACGTCCTGGATGACGTGGAAATTGGTGACGATGCGGCCGTCACCGTCCCACACGAAGCCGGAGCCGGTGCCGGTCTGCTGCTCCTGGAGGCGGTCGCTGTACCGCTCGCGCTTGAGCATCACCGTGTCCACGTTCACGACGGAGCCCTTGGCCGCCTCGAACACGCGGTTGGCATCCCCCTCGTCGCCGCCGAGCGGGCCGTTGGCCGTCGCCTCGCGCTGCTGGGCGTCCGGGTTCGTGGCCGGCGCCGCGGCCGCCGGTTGCTCCGGCGCCCCGCCGCGACCCCCGACGCGGGAGACGGCGTAGAACGCCCCGAGCCCGAGGGCGACGCCGAACGCCAACATCAAAAGGTACACGAGCGGCTTGAACGACCCGCCCTCATCGCCGTCCTCCCGCGGGCGGGGGCGGCGACGCGGGGGGTTGTAGGGGGCGTCGTCGTCGGGGTACGGGGGCGGCATGGCGAACCTGACGGGTGGGGGCGGGGGTGCCGTTCTCATTCTACCTCCGTCCGCCGGCGGCGCCCTCGCACCGGCCGCGGCGGCGGGGTAAACTGGCGGCATTCGTGACCTCCGGGGATCGGCCATGCGAACGCGGGCGGCAGTGGCGGGATGGCTGTTCGTGATGGCGGGCGGGGCGGTCGTCGCCCAGCCGGCCCCGCTCGACCGCGCGGAGTTGGACCGGCGCACGGCCCGCGTCGTCCACGAGGCCGCGACCCAGGGGAGCGAGTTGTACAACCGTGGCGGCAAGGCCGAGTGTTACCGGTTGCTCCAGGGCACGCTTCTGGCCGTCGAGCCGATGCTCGACCACCGGCCGAAGCTGGCAGTGTTCGTGAAGGAGCAACTCGACAAGTCCGCGAAGATGTCGCCGGACGCCGCCGCGTTCGAGCTCCGCAAGGCGATCGACGCCGTCCTCGAACAGACGGCCTCGGCCTTCGGCCCTGAGAAGACCCCCACGCCCAAGGACCCGCCCACGCCGGACAAGACGGCGGGGTCGCTGTGGGACCGCATGGGTGGGGAGAAAGTCGCGCGGGCCACGGTCAAGGACTTCGTCGCCGTCGCCACGGCCGACGCGAAGCTGAACCTGACCCGCGGCGGCAAGTACAAGCTGGACGCCGCCAGCACCGCCCGCCTCGAAGGCTGGCTCGTGGACGCCCTGAGCCAGGTGACGGGCGGGCCACTCAAGAGTACCGGGAAGGAACTCGGCTCGTTCGCCGCGGAGCTCAACCTGACCTCGGGCGAGGTGAACGGGCTGGCGCTGCACTTCCGGAGCGCGCTGGAGCGGAACAAGGTCGGCGACACGGAGCGCGGCGAGTTCCTCATGCTCGTCCCGCAACTGCGATCGAAGGGCGTCCTGAAGTAATGCCCGCGGGCGGGCGGCGGCGTAGAACGAGCCCAACCGCCCGTCCCCCGGGGCCGCCCATGCGCGTCCTGTCCGGCCTCCTCGCCGTTCTCGCCGTCGTCGTGCCGGCGCTCGCCCAGCCCGCCCCGCGCGACGTGCTCAACGCCTACGAACAGCAACTGAAGGCGCTCCACGCCGCGGCCGCCCCAGCGGTCGTGTGCGTGGTCGTGTCGCGCAGCGACAAGTACCCCGCGCCGGCCGCCCTCCCCGACTACCCCGGGCGGCTCGGCACGTTCGACGCCGACGCCTTCCGAAAGGGCGGCCCCGACCGCGTCGCACTTGCCCGCAAGCTCGACCTGTCCGATCCCGCCGCCGTCACCGACCACGACTCCGGCACCGGCGTCGTCATCGACGCGGCCGGGCTCGTGCTGACCAACTTCCACACGGTCGAGGGTGCGACCCGCATCTACGTCCATATCCCCGGAGGCAAGGGGAGCTACGCCGACGTCCACGCCGCCGACGGCCGCAGCGACTTCGCCGTGCTGAAGCTGCTGACGCCGCCCGCCGGGTTGAAGGCGCTCAAGATCGGCGACGCACGGCTGTTCGACCTGCCGTCGGGGGAGAAGAACGTCTCCCCCGGCAAACTCGTCGCCGTGTTCGACTACCGAACGGCTGGCGGTGCGGTCCCTGACCGGGCCGGGTTCGCGCTGCCGGTCGTCAGCGATGTCAAATTCCCGCCGTGGAACCAGAACTCGAACGACACGCCGAACAGCGTCTACCGCTACGCGCCGCTCGTGGAGTTCGAGTCGCGTGCGGTGCCGTCGTCGAGCGGGGCGGCGGTGCTGAGTCTCGACGGCGAGTTGCTGGCAATGACGAGTGCGGTCGCCACCGTCGGCGGCGGCGACGGCGGGCGGACGCAGGCCGTGCCGTTCGACCAGTGCAACCGCCGAGTCGTGGACGTGCTGGCCCGCGGCGAAGAGGTCGAGTACGGGTTCCTGGGGGTCGTGATCGAAAAGTTCGGCCGCACTAACGTCGGCGTCGGCATCAGCCAGGTGAGCCCGCGGAGCCCTGCCGACGGGCGGCTGTTCCCCGGCGACGTCATCACCCACATCAACGGCCAGCCGACGCGGAACTTCCCGGACCTGCTGTACCAGATCGGTTCATCGTTGGCCGGCAGCAAGGCGCGGCTGACCGTGCGCGGCAAGGAACGGCCGGTGGACGTGCCGCTGGCGAAGTACAGCCACACGAGCCCGGTCATCGCCGCGAACCGGCCGGCCGCGGTGTTCGGCCTGCGCGTGGACTGGACGAGCGTCATCACGCAGGGCGGACTCGGGTCGCTGGTGGTGCCGCCCGGCGTGGTCGTGCGGGAGCTCGTGCCCAACTCGCCGGCCGCGGCGCGGTTCAAGACGCTCGGGGAGAACGCACGCTGGGTCGTGACGCACGTAAACGGAGTCGTGACACCGACACCCGCGGCGTTCTACGCCGCCGCCCGGGAGCAGCGCGAGGTTCGGCTGACGGTGATCGACGCGGGGCAACAAAACGCCAGGCCGCGTGAGGTGACTCTACCCTGACCGCAACCGTCCTTGCGGCGGCCGCCGGCGGGCCGGTAAAACGGTTACACCCTCCCCAACCTCCCCCCGGAGTACCGTCGGGATGACGGCGCGGTTCACGGTCCTCGCCAGCGGCAGCAGCGGCAACGCGGCCCTGCTCGAAGTGGACGGCTTCGGCCTCCTCATCGACTGCGGCCTGCACTCGCGTTTCATCTCGGCCCGCCTCGCGGCGGTCGGTCGCAGTTGGGAGCACGTCCACGCCGCCGTCCTCACGCACACCCACGGCGACCACTGGAAGGACACGTGCCTCGCCGACTTCCGCAGCCGCAAGATCTCGCTTCACGCACACCCGATGCACCTGAACCACCTGGCGACCACCGCCCCGTCGTTCGGCCCGCTGAAGGCCGCGGGCTATACCCGCGCTTACGCCGACGGCGAGCAGTTCGGCATCGCCCCCGGGCTGACGGCAACGCCGGTCTGGGTCTCGCACGATTCCGAGCCGACGTTTGCGTTCCGCTTCGACTACGCGGACGCCGACGGCTTGTCGTGGTCGGTCGGGTACGCCTCGGACCTCGGCGTGGCCTCGGCCGAGTTGGTGGCCGCGTTCGCCGGCGTGGACGTGCTGGCGGTCGAGTACAACCACTGCGAGCGGATGGAGCGGGCGAGCACGCGGCCGGCGTTCCTGGTTCAGCGGGTGCTCGGCGACCAGGGGCACCTCTCGAATCGCCAGGCTGCGGAATTCACGCGCGCCGTCGCGGCCCGGTCCGGGCCCGGCTTCCCGTCGCACCTCGTGCAGTTGCACCTGAGCCGCGACTGCAACCATCCGTTCCTCGCCGAGGCGGCCGGACGCAACGCGCTCGCCGACCTGAACCCGTCGGCCGTGGTGCTGACGGCGAGGCAGGACGCACCGGCGAAGTCGATCGACCTGGTCCGCCGGCCGGACGCTGCGGTGCGGCTCGCGGCGCGGCCCGGGGCGCCGCCCGCGGCACCCTTCCCCACACGGCCGAAGCCCGCGGCGTCCGTGCTTCCGGGCTTCGGGGTAGTGTGACGGTTGTACCGGTCGTGCGGGCTCGTCCCGTTCTGCCACCACTTTCCGCTCCCACACCCACCCTTCCGACCGCTTCCGCCGGACCGACCGGCGCCGCCCGGCCGAAACGAGTTTTCGTCACGCACCCCGCGACGGGTGCGGTCCGCACGGAGGCGGGGTCATGAAGCGGCTTACGGTACTGGCGCTCACGGCAACGGTGGTGTGGGGCGCGTCGTTCGCCCGAGCCGCGGACCCGCTGCCGTTGCCGACCGGGTTGGCGCCCACGACGCCGCGGGTGCCGGCGCCGGTGCTCAAGAACGGCTCCGTGGTGCCGATCGCCGCGACCGCCGCGCCGACGGCCGGGGCGGTGCAAACGGTGGGTTTCCGGGCGGCGGGGTCGGTGCCCGCGAGCGACTGGTCTCGCGGGGCGAACGTGTGGTGTTCCGACTGCGCCCCTGCGGTTCGTCACCCGTTGCCCCCGGCCCCGGTGGCGTGCGCGACCGGCACCGCTCGCGGGCACGACGGCTCGTGCTGGGAGAAATTCAAGAGCTGGCTCTGCTTCCGCGAGACGCCCATTCACCTGGGTCTGACGCCGACCCCGCGTGCGGCGCCGCAGTACACGTACTTCCCGTGTACGGAACGTGCCGGCTGCGCGGCCGGCAACTGCGGCCCCGGCGGCTGCGCTCCCGGCCACCCGCGGCTCGGCGGGGGGCTGATCGGCGGCCGCGCTTGCACCACCTGCCCGACGCCGGGTGAGTCCGTCATGCCCGGCTTCCGCTTCGCCAACCCCACGGCCGGAATGGCGCCCCCGCAGGTGGCGACCACGCCGGCGAGCGGGGTGGTGCCGTCGGGGTTCCGCACGCCGGCCCAGCCTCAGCCGGCCGTGCCTTACCGCGCCACGCCGCGCTGACCATCAACGACGAAAACCCGGGGGCATTCGCCCCCGGGCTTTCGTCGTTGATGGTCGTGTTCAGCGCCCGACGGGCACGCCGCCCTTCGGCGCCGGCAGCAAGTTCGCGCCGCCCTCGCCCGGGGCCGGAGTCGGCACCGCGAACGGTTGCGTCGGCACGCCCGGCCGCGGGATCAGGTCAGTCGGCTGCGGCAGCGGCAACTCCGACGGCCCCCCGGGACCGCCGGAGCCGCCCGGAATAAACCCGCCCGGTGTCCCCGTCGGGAAGTTGCCGCCGACCGGTACCCCTTCAACGCACGAACTCCCTGACCCCACCAGCTGACACGGCGCGCTGTTACCGCGCGACGTGAACCACCCGCTCCCGCAGTTCGTCCGGCACCCGCCGGCCGCCACGGTCGCCGCGACCGCCAGCGCGAGCACCGACACCTTGCGGACCATGTTTCGCCCCCCACCGCCGGCCCGGCCGTCGTCGCGGCCGCTCACCGACTTGAGGGAATTCTGACCGCCCCGCCGGATTTCACAACCGCGGCCGGGAAACAAAAACGGCCCGCCGGTTCGCACCGGCGGGCCGAGTCGCTACAACCGGACAGGTTTACCCGATCAGCCTTTCGGCCGGGCCGCGATCTGCTTCTGTAGGTGCGCCAGCGCCGCGGCGAGCTGCCTGTCCTTCTCCGGCGTCGTCACCTTCGGGTCGGCCCCCGGCGGCGGGATCACCTCCAGCTCGCGCAGGTGCGTCTCCAGCTCCGACGACTCCTCGCGGGTCAGCTTCACCTCGAAGCCGCGGTCGGGGCGGACGCCCCACTCCTCGTCCGGCTCGCCCTTGGTGGCCAGCTTGTCGATGTTCCGGTCGCTCGGCGGGTAGTAGCGGGCGATGGTGAGCTTGATCTGCCCGAGCGTCTGCCGGAAGTCCATGACGTTCTGCACGCTCCCCTTGCCGTAGCTCCGCTCGCCCAAGATCGTGGCCCGCTCGTGGTCCTGGAGGCACGCCGCCACGATCTCGCTGGCGCTGGCGCTCTGGCCGTTTATGAGCACGACCACCTCGAAGCTCTTGTCGGCCGGGCGCCGGCCGCGGTACACCTCGGCGCTGCCCCCGCCGGCGCGGGCCTTCACCGACACCAGCTTCTCGGCCCCGACGAACAGCTCGCTGACGGCGACGGCCGTCGACAGGTAGCCGCCGGGGTTGCCGCGGAGGTCGAGGATGAGGCCGTTCAGCCCGCCGTTCTCCTTGAGGTCGGCGATGGCCGCCTTCAGGTCGGCGCCGGTCTTCTGGGTGAACTGCGTCAGCCGGACGTAGCCGATCTTGTTGGCCGCGTCGAGGGTGTACGACCACTCGGCGTCGGCGCCGCGCTTGACGCCCATCACCGTCTCGACCGACACCGAGTTCCGCTTCAGGTCGAAGGTCATGGGCTTGCCGTCGCGGTCGATCTTCAGCTGCACCGGCGTGCCGGCCTTGCCGGTGATGATGCCGATGGCCTCCTCGGTCTTCATCCCCTTCGTGCTGTACTCGCGCTGGGCGCCCTCCGGGAGCGGACCGCCCTCGTTGTCCACGCTGCGGACGATGCCGGTAATGAGGTCGCCGGCGCGGATGCCGGCGCGGAACGCCGGGCTCCCCTTGATGGGGGTGACGACGAGCAGCCCGTCGCGGACCGGCTCGCGGCGGATCTGGATGCCGACGCCAGAGAACTGGCCCGTCAGCGAACTCTGCATCCGGCGGACGGTGTCGTTGTCGTAGTAGACGGTGTACGGGTCGTTGAGGCTGGCCATCATCATCAGGATGGCGGTGTCGGCGTCCTTGTTGCCGTCCAGGTCTTCGCGCTTGCCGAGCCGCGCGCGGGCGTTCTGGAGCAGTTCGATCCGCCGGGCCTCGGTCAGCGTCTTGGCCCCCTTCAATGCCTCGTCGAGCTCGGTCGGCAGCGG carries:
- a CDS encoding ABC transporter permease yields the protein MSPLWQLTLARLREFFRRPAAVFWVYGFPLGMALILGAAFRDRPPDKVRVDVRTDGPAGATAADALAAVLRTDHIDVTTGDEAATRARLRTAKTDLVVTPAATPAAAAEYFLEPNRPEAAQARTLVDRELLLRRVPGYQAPAEAKLTEPGGRYIDFLIPGLLGINLMGGGLWGVGFVVVDMRVRKLLKRFLATPMRRTDFLLALIFSRLIFTLIEIVLLLTFSYVVFDVRVRGDLTAFAGLVLLGGAAFAGVGLLVASRAETVETVSGLMNAVMLPMYLFSGVFFSSDRFPEAMQPVIRLLPLTALNDGLRAVMNDGAGWAAAAGPAAILAAWGVVCYALAFRLFRWR
- a CDS encoding NAD-dependent epimerase/dehydratase family protein, translating into MNETSSPWPARRVLVTGCTGFLGTAVVRELLARGAEVVGLVRDRAAAAEFTRHRLTGKVHVVHGRAEDLFRVHSALAVHEARAVFHMTDDPRATVTVLDATRRYDSRVPVVLARPDGVAFTAPAGQPVGVARFGALFGPGDRDASRLVPGTVAALLNGDRAGFAVEGPPRDYVAVRDAARACVTLAELLLAEPGARVLEHAFRSEWARTDREMADAVRDVFAGRVVLGTATPPDALGWAPASGLADALAETVAWCRDDLRVRSFGPRQVQRIAA
- a CDS encoding sialate O-acetylesterase, whose product is MRRALGAAACGLLLATAARAEHFDVFVVAGQSNADGRGAAAALTGPLAKWARPQDDVRIAYSCSSLRGPALASDGFQPLRPGWSVAPGKARPTALPSGTFGPEVSFGRGLADRLKGKSVRLIKFAEGGTSLAKNWNPADKAGLYPPFLAFTRTSMKALTAGGDTATVRGMIWHQGESDAELPAAEYEKQLTAFIGRVRTDLGVPAMPFGVGEVIDNGKRDTVRAAQKATAAKVPGAFLVTVEGLTSSDGGTHFDAASQIVLGERFAAGMAKALDAK
- a CDS encoding S1C family serine protease, with the protein product MRTAPPPPPVRFAMPPPYPDDDAPYNPPRRRPRPREDGDEGGSFKPLVYLLMLAFGVALGLGAFYAVSRVGGRGGAPEQPAAAAPATNPDAQQREATANGPLGGDEGDANRVFEAAKGSVVNVDTVMLKRERYSDRLQEQQTGTGSGFVWDGDGRIVTNFHVIQDVLRRPGMAVRVVLADRSAHEARLVGTAPDVDLAVVKIDPAGVKGKLVPLGLATSADLKVGQRVYAIGNPFGLSLTLTDGIVSALDRTIEAPTTAPISGAVQHTAPINPGNSGGPLLNRAGKLVGVNTSIATPTGSNVGIGFAIPSDAVNQVVTDIIRTGRSQAPDLGVRLYEEKKLRRAGYDTGVMIAEVVPNGPAARAGLRALGRTVTGRVVPGDVIVAINDDRVDDTAAFQRAVAKLRPGDRVRVRFLRDDEEQEVTVVLQGV
- a CDS encoding globin family protein, which codes for MRTRAAVAGWLFVMAGGAVVAQPAPLDRAELDRRTARVVHEAATQGSELYNRGGKAECYRLLQGTLLAVEPMLDHRPKLAVFVKEQLDKSAKMSPDAAAFELRKAIDAVLEQTASAFGPEKTPTPKDPPTPDKTAGSLWDRMGGEKVARATVKDFVAVATADAKLNLTRGGKYKLDAASTARLEGWLVDALSQVTGGPLKSTGKELGSFAAELNLTSGEVNGLALHFRSALERNKVGDTERGEFLMLVPQLRSKGVLK
- a CDS encoding S1C family serine protease, which gives rise to MRVLSGLLAVLAVVVPALAQPAPRDVLNAYEQQLKALHAAAAPAVVCVVVSRSDKYPAPAALPDYPGRLGTFDADAFRKGGPDRVALARKLDLSDPAAVTDHDSGTGVVIDAAGLVLTNFHTVEGATRIYVHIPGGKGSYADVHAADGRSDFAVLKLLTPPAGLKALKIGDARLFDLPSGEKNVSPGKLVAVFDYRTAGGAVPDRAGFALPVVSDVKFPPWNQNSNDTPNSVYRYAPLVEFESRAVPSSSGAAVLSLDGELLAMTSAVATVGGGDGGRTQAVPFDQCNRRVVDVLARGEEVEYGFLGVVIEKFGRTNVGVGISQVSPRSPADGRLFPGDVITHINGQPTRNFPDLLYQIGSSLAGSKARLTVRGKERPVDVPLAKYSHTSPVIAANRPAAVFGLRVDWTSVITQGGLGSLVVPPGVVVRELVPNSPAAARFKTLGENARWVVTHVNGVVTPTPAAFYAAAREQREVRLTVIDAGQQNARPREVTLP
- a CDS encoding MBL fold metallo-hydrolase — encoded protein: MTARFTVLASGSSGNAALLEVDGFGLLIDCGLHSRFISARLAAVGRSWEHVHAAVLTHTHGDHWKDTCLADFRSRKISLHAHPMHLNHLATTAPSFGPLKAAGYTRAYADGEQFGIAPGLTATPVWVSHDSEPTFAFRFDYADADGLSWSVGYASDLGVASAELVAAFAGVDVLAVEYNHCERMERASTRPAFLVQRVLGDQGHLSNRQAAEFTRAVAARSGPGFPSHLVQLHLSRDCNHPFLAEAAGRNALADLNPSAVVLTARQDAPAKSIDLVRRPDAAVRLAARPGAPPAAPFPTRPKPAASVLPGFGVV
- a CDS encoding S41 family peptidase, with amino-acid sequence MNARHTVLALIALAAGFGGRAAAAEPETKPGGPFVVIVGAGEYQDKAITARPTADADAKALYDVVTDPRFLGVPAARTKLFLSAPDAKRGGEVATRDGIVKAVEAAVESTGKDDLLLVAFFGRGASTGDKTVYFTPNTVLKDRAKTAVVLGSDLAPSFKKVKAQNVLLMMDVQYKGFDPGAEKIAEPNLNDVDALLFGSEDKEESVRPQDRVLLLSGFIGSESIARGENSLFGSLTVEALKGKGEAEGYRDGYEPDGLVTSDELVRYLDKELPNEARKLGKTNKEKEGQPVAIGGKTSHFPLTFNPDETAKVKKRVETLAALAKAGTVTEELAKEGNALLKRMPKLKAQQDLRKLYQRLADGDLVGPAFVAARTELKEGLTLAAAEATAFARKVSSAADRVNEVYIKETNTGDLTAAAIRGMYRRIEEPLPTELDEALKGAKTLTEARRIELLQNARARLGKREDLDGNKDADTAILMMMASLNDPYTVYYDNDTVRRMQSSLTGQFSGVGIQIRREPVRDGLLVVTPIKGSPAFRAGIRAGDLITGIVRSVDNEGGPLPEGAQREYSTKGMKTEEAIGIITGKAGTPVQLKIDRDGKPMTFDLKRNSVSVETVMGVKRGADAEWSYTLDAANKIGYVRLTQFTQKTGADLKAAIADLKENGGLNGLILDLRGNPGGYLSTAVAVSELFVGAEKLVSVKARAGGGSAEVYRGRRPADKSFEVVVLINGQSASASEIVAACLQDHERATILGERSYGKGSVQNVMDFRQTLGQIKLTIARYYPPSDRNIDKLATKGEPDEEWGVRPDRGFEVKLTREESSELETHLRELEVIPPPGADPKVTTPEKDRQLAAALAHLQKQIAARPKG